The segment AGCAATGCGTTTCATACAAGTCTATCACGAGGACCTTCTTTCTGGACTGGGAGATGTTGCCGTCTTCCCACTTGAAGGATCAGATGTAACTGGCTTTCGGGTGAGTGACCCCTGAGGATGCCTCACCTTTGGTCCCCTTTCCCTCTGGGGGCTCTGGGTACCTTTCTTGTGCCCTAAACCTGCAAACTGCCCCCCACCCACTATGGTCCTGCAGCTCTGTGGAGCCCTGGCCCCGTGCCAGGCGGCCAAGGAGTTCCTGCAAAGTCTGCTGGGCAGCATTAGCTGTCACGTGCTGAGCCTGAAGCATCCGGGCAGCGCCAGGTTCCTGCTGGGCCCAGAGGGGCAGCACCTTCTTCAGGAGCTGGAGGCTCAGTTCCAGTGTGTCTTTGGGACGGAGCGTCTGGTCAGGGCCACCCTGGACACAGACCCTGGAGAGGTAGAGACGGagtcccccagcccctcccctttcTCACACCTCAGCCACAGGTGCTTCCTCCACCCCCGCTCAGAGGCCTGGGAGGGGTGTGTACCCAGTGGGCACTGACATTTTCTCCCAACAGGTGGACGCCGCTGAGGCCCTCCAGGCCCTCCCTGGCCACTCCCACACCCTGTGGCCCCCAGACAGTACAGGCAGTAACCAGGAGAACGTGAACCTGGGTAGGGCTCCTTGGGGACCCCCAGCACATCCTGTGGCCCTTTCTCTACCTCACCCTCTGGCCTGCCCTGCGCTCCCACCTCTCTTATGATCATGCACCCCCTAAaccctctctccatctttcactCGTTCCCAGATTTGTCCTATCCTTTAGCCCCACCCTGGCCAGGCTTGACCCCTGACCCagtgcctctccctgcccctagAGGAGGTCCGAGAGCTGCTGGCCACCATCGAGGGCCTGGACGGGGAGGACTGGCTGCCCCTGGAGCTGAGGGAAGagcagccagaggaggaggagactcCAGGGTGCTTGGAGGAGGAGCCTGCACCCGGGGCTAGAGAGGATCCCGTGGCCACCAGCACTGGGGCCCCAGGAAGGTTGGAGGAGGAGGCCGCACTGCAGCTGGCTCTCCACCGGTCACTGGAGCCGCAAGGCCAGGTGGCTGAGCAGGAGGAGGCTGCTGCGCTGCAGCGAGCCCTGGCCCTCTCCCTGCTGGAGCCACCTCCATTGGAGGCAGCAGAGCTCCTGGGTGGGGGGACTGGTGGCCAGGCCCAGCTGGTGGTGCATGTGGCCTTTGAGCAGGACATGGACGAGCTGGACCAGGCACTAGGGGCCGCCTTGGAGGTGCACCTCTGGGAGGAGACTGTGGGGTCCCAGGGCTACATGCTGCCCACAGAGCTGCGTGCCCGCCTGGAACAGTGCCACGGTGTGAGTGTTTCCTTTCAAGGTGACTGCACTGTCCTCCGTGGCTTTGGGGTCCAGCCCACCCGTGCAGCCCGCCACTTAGCAGCACTGCTGGCTGGCCCCCCGGATCAGAGTTTGGCCCTTTTCTCGGCGGCTTCAGACCCCACCCGTGAGTCTGCACCCCTGACTGGGGGAGGATGGGGTGGGCCAGCTCTCAGGGACCAGCACCCCAGACATGGCCTGGACCCCTTCCTCCCCATGTGTCAGTGCCACAGCAGAGGCTGAAGGTGCCCTTGGGCAGGCTGGAGTGTCTGGCTGACAGCAGCAAGGAGTTCCAGGAGGTGGTTCAGGCCTTCTATGACACGCTGGATGCTGACCACAGCAGGATCCGCATTGTCCGGGTGAGTCCATGCTCTGTCTTGCAAGCCTCATGGCCTCCTGGGCCCATGCACCATTTTCACCCTGCAGAGCCTGTGGCTTGTCACTCTTGCCTACGTCAGAGTCAGCTGGCCAGGAGCTGCCCAGTGTGAGGCACGCTGGAAGCtgccggggccggggcgggggggggggggggggggggggggggggggtgggcagggagcacTAGGGCTCCCCAGCCCTGTTCCCTGCCTGGAGGGCCGTCACAAAGTCTGGGCGGGGGAGAGAGAGGGCACAGAAGTTAGGGGTGCCCCAGGACCTGACTGGCTTGAGCACAGGTCCCCATTTTGCCAGTTACAGCCAGCTGACCATGGACAGTGTGACCCTCTCCATGCCAGTTTTCTCGCCTGGAGCATGGGGTAGTGCTGCCATCTCGTGGCTACTGTGAAGATTGCTTATGCCACAGATATGTACCTTTTGCTGCTCTGGGGGCTCTTCCGCCTCCTGTAGGGTCTGTTCCAGCAAGAAGAGGGCTTGCTGCCATGCGGCAGCCCCCTCCTCTATTTTCACTTGCTAAATGTGGCAACTCCGAGCCAGGGTGTCTCAGAAAAAGTCTGGGAACAACTGGTGGGGAGCCCCAGGAGCCCCACCTGtctgggcaggaaggaagaagaggctgAGCAGGGACCAGGGAGGCAAtgggggaggctggagggcagtGAAGCCCACAGCACCCGCCCAGCcagaaggaaggagtgaggaggGGGCTCTGCCAAGCCGCTCTGCTCTGCTGGTGAGTGCGTGTGAGGGCAGTGCCCGGAGCTGGAGCAGAGTGGGGACGAAGAGCGCCTGGGAGGCGAGGGCAGGGACAAGTCTGAAAGCCAGCGGGTTatggaaggaaggagtggggagcaGCTAGAGCACAGCGCAGGGTTGAGCGCTCTTGGCCGAGGGAAGGAGTCGCAGAGGGCTGGCTGCACACGGGCCAGAAGGAAGGGACAGTGGAGAGCTGGGCTCGTCATGCTGGGGAGGCCAGGTGGGCGCTCTTGACTCTTGATGCATGAAGCTGTGggtgggccagcagcatcagcaaccTGGAGCTGgtcagaaatgcagaacctcTGGCCTTCCCCAGACCTGGCCCTGTCACCTGCCACCACTGCCACCGCCCCCACTGCTTTCCTGGAGATAGTCACCGAAACTTTGGATCAAGTACTTTCCTCCATTTCTGGTCTTAGCAGCTGCCACGTGTGTGCTTTTAGGGAGGAGGGACAGGTGGCACTCCTGTCCGGTACTGTCCTTGCTGGTTCTACTAGTCACGTTCACTTGACCCTTCTAGCGAGCACCTTTGGGATTTTAGATGGTACATTTGAGTATTGTTTTTCACTTAGCCTTGGAGATTGTTGCCTTCCTGCATGGAAGACGAGGAAAGTGGCCTCccttctgcctcttccagctcctcctccctctccatctcAGTTTGGTCAGTGACGTTATTTTTACCGCATCGTCAAGGTTGACAAGCAAATGCTGTCTTCTATTCTGTAACTGTCGTTACAGAAGCTCCATGCGTGGGCCATAGATTGATGGATGTATAATGCTAATGACAACAGATTGAGCCACAGAGGAAATAGGGAAGTGAAATCCTAGCTATGAAAACCGTGTTGCATGTTTTAAAACCTCACATCTAGGATTCAAGGGCTAAtagctcttgattttttttactttctttgttttttctttgttatgcTTGGCTGCTGGGTGACTCTTGGTGCCCCCTCATCACCATCTTCCAcagattctttttctgtttaacaGAAGTATCTTCTTGAGTGAGTAGTAAACATCTTggacttttacatttattttgcctCTTACAATTAGAGATAATTTGCAACTACagtttgatattaatataaacTTTCTTTTCAAACGAAAGTTGCTATGTGTTTATTAAGACATTTCTGCTAATCAACACAGCTAGTTCTTGCATATCTTAATATGTTCTTATCTTGTCCTCACCACTAATAGTTTGCCTGGAAAGAGTGTTCAGgatcaaaatatgttttctttcagatctttgaaagacattactctttttcttttcccttcaaagATTGTgttcttgaaaagttaaaaaaaaaaaagacccctcTTTGGTCCTTCAGCATCCAGGGTTTGTGGTGAGAAGTCCAATGTGAGAATGTGAGACTTTTTCTCCATTTGTGTATCAACTCTggggtgtgtggtgtgtgtgtgcgtgtgtgtgtctggacACTTTCTTTCACTTTGAAGGTTGATGTTTTCCCGGCAGGTAGGTGCCAGGGATGTGTCTTTCCCTGTTGTCCTCCTTGGCGCTTTGTGGATCCTTTCCATCTGGAGATGCCACCGTCAGCTCAGGGAGACTGTCTTCCTCTGTGCCCTCAGCTGCTCCTGTCACCTGTCTGTTGTCTTCTTGTGGCGTTCCTGTTCTGCAGATCTTAGACCTCCTCCGTCTGCTGCCCTCTCCCTCATCTGTCCTCTTGCagcttccatctcttctcttcaGCTCTGCACTCTGAGTCACGTCCTTGACTCGATCTTCATCATCTTATTATTTGGCCTCTTCTCTGGATTTAGTTCAGCAATTTCATTCTTAATGTAAGAACTctctaattttctgtttccttttcacaGCAGCTAGTCTTGCTTTATGGGTGTAATGTTCTTTTGCACCCCTCTGAAGAGACTAGTTAGAATTCTTTGGAGTCTCTGTTTAGGCCCCGGAATTGGCTCCTCCACGGCTGACTGTTGGGTTGGTCATCTGGGTCTTCCCAGCACTGAGAGGTCCAGGGGCATCTCTTAGTGTTGGGAATGAAATCCTGGGGGCTGTGTAGGCACCCAGCTCAGCTTCTCTCTGCAGAGGTCTGGCTGTGGGTGCTGAGTTCTGGTGAATGGTTGAGTTTGCCCACCTGCAGGCCTCCCTGGAAAGATCAGACTTCCCTGGAGGGGGCAGGCCTCCCCGGAAGCCCTCCAATGCTACTTGGGGGCCCATCGAGGGGGCTAATGGCTACCTAATTGCTGCTGGACAGAGCACGATTGGAGCTGTGAGGCCTCCCCAGACGCTGAACTCCTCCAGGAGAAGGCTCTTAATTTCCTGCTGGGCTCTGTCCAGGCGGCCCAGGGGGTGGTCGGGTCTTCCAATAGCCTGGCCCTGACGGCTGCCGCCCGCAGGTGGAGCGAGTGTCGAACCCGCTGCTGCAGCAGCAGTACGAGCTCCACCGGGAGCGCCTGGAGCAGCGCTGCGAGCGGCGCTCTGCCGAGCAGGTCTTGTACCACGGCACGTCGGCGCAGGCCGTCCCTGACATCTGTGCGCGCGGCTTCAACCGCAGCTTCTGCGGCCGCAACGGTGAGGCCTGGGCCCGGCAGGGGCGTGGGCTCCGCCGACCGGGACGAGCCTGACCCTCACCCGTCCCACCCGCAGGCACGCTGTACGGGCAGGGCGTATACTTCGCCATGCGCGCCTCCCTGTCGGTACAGGACCGCTACTCGCCCCCCAACGCCGACGGCCATAAGGCGGTGTTCGTGGCGCGGGTGCTGACCGGCGACTACGGCCAGGGCCGCCAGGACCTGCGGGCGCCCCCTTTGCGGGCCCCTGGCCACGTGCTCCTGCGCTACGACAGCGCGGTGGACTGCCTTCGCCAGCCCAGCATCTTCGTCATCTTCCACGACACCCAGGCGCTGCCCACCCACCTCATCACTTGCGAGCACATGCCCCGGGCTTCCCCCGGGGACCCCTCTGAGCTCTTGGGCCACTCCCTGCCCACCTAACACTAAAGGCCCCCCTAAGCCCAGCCTCTGGCCTCCGGctccccaggctcctggctccGCACAGCCTTCCCGCCCGCTTGGCTGCCCGAGGGGCCCCGGGGGGCgcccctgcctcctgctgccGCGCGGGGGCCGGCGGTGTGGACGAGGAGGGCTAGGGCCATGTCCCCGCCTGGGCCGGCCCAACGACCAGGGGTCAGCAGAGCCCAGGAGGAGGGTAGGCCGGCGCGACTACCCGCCCGCCTCGGCCAGACCTCGGCCGAGCGCGACTCCGTTTGAATAAACGTGTACGTGAAACCAGGCGGAGCTCCGGGTCTGATCTCTGTTTGGGGCGCGCGGGACCTGGCGCAGAtaggggcgggggccggggggcaGAGTTCGCTGCTCCTTTAGGGCGGCCCTGGGCAGCCGGCCGAGGCGGGACCCAGCGCGCACACGAGCGACCCCACGTCGCCTTGGTGTCACGCACGCTCCCGCAACGACGTCTCCTTGCCGACCCGCCCGCCCTGTCCCCGCAGAAGTGCTGTGCCCGGCCGGGCCGGGCCGCAATCGCGCTCCAGCCCTGCCGCCTGGGGAGCCCCGGCCCGCGCGCATACGGGCGCCCGGATCGCACGGGCGGCGCTCGGTTTGGGGTTGGGGCGGAGCTCCGTGCTCGCCCCGCCCGCTCCGCCCCGCAGCTCTCCTGGCCCGAGCAGTCCGGCTGCGGCGGCCGAGCCGAGCTGAGCCACCAGGCACGTAAGACCCGGGCCCGGCCGGAGAGGCGCGCGGCGTGCGGAAGCCgcggctggggtgggggggtcctGCGCTGGCGTCCGGAACTAGGGGCTGCGCCGTGGCCCATCCTCCCTCGGGAGGGCACCACCTCTGCGCGCCCGAGACTGCGGAACTGGACGGGCGGTGCCCGGCGTGTGGGCAGGAAAGGCTGCTGGGGAGGTGCGGCTGCGGGCGAGGCTCCCGGCGGGGGGCTGGGGCGGAGGCGGCCGGTGCAGGAGCCTGTgggaggcggggcggggtggCCCCCCCAGCGGGGTGCCTGCTGTCTCCCCCCACAGCCCTTAGCCTGAGGGCGGAGGCACAGAGCCCACATTGTGCCCCCACACCACCCCAACCCGCGCCGGGACAGAGCCCCATTCACCTCCTGCACGCCAGCGTTCTTGGGGACAAGGAGCTGAGGAGTGTGTACGCGTGGGTGTGCCGGTGTGCGCCCCGCGCAGGGTGGGCTGCTGGAGGGGCGCCCAGGCTCCCTCCCAGCCTTGCCGCAGCCGAGCTCCCGCGGCCCACGCCGCTGCGGCTCCGGTTATTTATAGGCCTTCACTGCAGAGAGCAAGGTGGGACTGCGCAGGGCTGGGGTGGAGTAGGGCGATGGGGGCCCTAGAGGCTGAAACAGCTCGGAGGTAGAGCGCCCGCGTCCAGGGATGGGGTCAAGGTCCTTCCCTGATGGCcgagtggggagaggggtggcGATCAGTGTGCTTCCTGTTGGCCTGGCTTGCCTGCTGATCAGAGGGTTAGAGGAGACAGGGTCCAGGTTTGGGATGGAATGGGTGGAGGTTGGGATCAGTGAAGTGAAGGTaatcactccctcccctccctgtttGACCCCCTGTAGAGGGTGGAGGGTGATGTCAGTGTCCTCTGATGGGGCGCGCCCCTGGGTGACAACGTGGAGGGGTCAGTATTTGGGTGACTAAGAGAAGGAAGTGGCactgttggggggggggggggcaaagtTCCGGTGATAGACTAGAGGGAGTGAGGTCAATATCTGGGAGTGGGGGTCACTGTATGGTGTGTGAGGGATGAGCTGGAGGGGGTGAGGCCAGTTGTGCATGGGGGAAGAGGGTCCGTATGTGGATGAGGGGGACATAGGAAGGGTGTGGGAGTCAGTGTCCAGGTGATAGGGTGGATGGGGTGAGGTCAATGTCCAGGTTAAGAAGGTGATGAGTCAGTGTGCAGTATCCCCCCCCACAGAGGTGTGACCCCCTCTTGCTCCCTCTCCAGGAGGCCATGTCAGGCGAGGACCATGAGGTGCGGGCAGTGGCTGAGGATGGCTCCAACGGAGGCAGCGGCTCGCCCAGCCCTGGGGACACACTGCCCTGGAACCTGGGGAAAACGCAGCGGAGCCGGCGGAGCGGAGGTGGCTCCGGGGGCAATGGAAGTGTCTTGGACCCTGCCGAGCGGGCAGTCATCCGCATTGCAGGTAACACCAGACAACCTTGTCTGTCCAATTCATAAGCACTCGCTTGTTGACTGAACACCTGCTGTGCACGATGTGCAGGTGTTAGGACTGGGATGGGAGGCCTGAGGGTGATCTGCAGGTCAGAGAGGGCCTCTCTCATCCTAGGTGAGTGCAGACGGCACAGCGCCACCTGCTGGCCCCACCCAGTCAGCTGCTTGAGGTCTGAGGTTGAGCTTGCCCAGGGCCGTGCCATCATTGGCCTCATGACAAGCGTCCAGTGCTCAGATGCCATGATGAGTTTTTTGGGCTCCTGGGGCAGAGCTCCCTTCCAAGCCCTTGGTCTTGTCTGTCACTGTGGGGTGTGGGTGGAAGCGTGTAGAAGCAGGGCAGGTGGGGGCCGCCTGGTTGGCgagagccccagcccctccctgagccaGGGTCTGGCCTTACCCTCTAGTAGCTGCTGTTCTGGGGAGGAGAACGGGAAAGGCCCGATGAGAGGCCGCTGACAATGTGGGGCTGGCAGCTGACAGTGGCCCTCCCTTAGGGAAGTGGGTGACCTTGGCCTGGAGGCCATAGGGCAGGATGTGCTGGGAAAGGGAGGAGCCAGTTGAGGGTCTCTCCACACGGGCTGCAGAGTACTCACCCCATTCCACCACTAGGACCAGATGATGATGAGGCctctggagggcagggctggcccctgccgcAGGCGGGGAGGGTGGATGGAGGCACTTGGGAGAGGCCTGGAAACCAGCTGCTGAGCAAGGATGGTGCTGTGGTCAGCAAGGACCTTGTGGGTGGAAGCACAAGCAATGGCTTGTGGAAACGCAGAGGAGGAGGGCCGCCCCCATGCGGGGGACCGGCATCCATGCGGTGCATGACTTGCCAGTCTAATTCACGCATCACATATAGGTTTTAAGGGACCAGGCCCTTTCTTACCCACATGAAAGTGAATCATGAACCACTTTCCGCACCCCTGGGCCTTCCTCAGCATCAACGCCTGCTCTGTGTGTGGTGGTCCGCAGCTCTCACTGCCATGAGCCACCTGCAGCCAGCTCCCCAGGCAGGCTTTTGTGCGGCGCCTGACAACTTTCTTAGGACTGATTCCTAGAAGTGGGGCTCTGGTCACAGGATCTGGAGCATTTAAGGTTAGAGAGGAAAATTGCCAGGGATGTTCCAGAAAGGAGGACATTTGTCGTCGCTGGGAGACAGGGGGGGCTTTGCCAACCTGATGGGtggaaaagaatttcttttatttttaccaagCATTTTCTTCCCTATAAACCCCTATTTCAGTCCATACTTagttgaagttttttttttttttttgcgttttAAGGGCTCTTTTTATATTGAAGATACCAACTCTAACTCTGGCGTCGCTATGGAAAGATTCTAAGTAGCGGCGGAGGCAGCAGGGAGGAGCAAGGGAAGGGGCGCGCCTGGGGGCGGCCAGGTGTGGTCGCCGGATCGGGCAGGGTCGCGGGAGAGCTGGGGGCTGTCGAGGGCGGGGGCCGCTGCGGGCCGGGCAGCCGGGCGGGGAATTCGGGCTGTGGGCGGGCCCGCGGCTCGGTCGGGAGCGGGAAAGGGTGTGCGCCCGCTGGGACGCGCGTGGGACCGAGACGCGGAGCCCGCGGAGCCCTCCCGGGCTGCGCCAGCTCCCctgggccccgccccgcccgtGGGGCATCCTGGgtgcgggggcggggcgggggcggccccTTTAAGCGGCGCGCGCGGCCGCGGGGACAGAGTGGCCGCCGGGGGCTGGAGGCCGGCTCCGCGCCGCAGCGCCCCGCGCCCGCCGGCATGGCCGCCCCGCTGCCGCCCGGCCCGCCGCCCGACGAGCGGGACTTCATCCAGGCCTACGAGGAGGTGCGGGAGAAGTACAAAGGTAGGCGCCGCCGCCCCGCCCACCTTGCGGGCGACCTGCAGTCCGGCCGGGCCCGGGCAGGTCCTCCAGCCTGACAGCCCGCCTCTGACACCTGGTCCGCGGTGGCCGTCCTGACCGCGGCCCGGACGGAGCCCAGCCCCCCGCCCGCCTCGCCCGACCCCCACGGCCGCCGGCGCCCGGGGAAGAGGCCGGCGCGCTCGGCGGAGCCCCCGCCGTCATGCCCTTAATAGGACATCGCGCGGCGcgggtgggtggggtgggccgCGCCACCGGCGGGGGCTCGCCCGGCCCAGTGTCCAGCGTGCCGAATCTGTGCCCGGCGGACACGTGGGTCCAGGCTGAGCTGTCCCCTGCCCCTCAGCTGGGTGCCTCCCCCTGGGACTGGTGAGGCCGCCACCGCCTGGCAGAGAGTCACATAGTTGTggcctctcctcacctccccaaACTGGTGAGCGCCCAGGCTGCCGCCCTTCCTTGGCAGGGACCCCCGTTACAACCCCCCTCTGTCCCATGGAGGGCAGCTGTGGGGTGGGGAAGTCAGggcagcctcctcttcctcttcagatGAGTCCCCTTGCCCTGCCCCATGCCCTCTGGGGCCTCTGGACCTGCCCAGGCCCTCACTGCTGTCAGTCACCCGGCAGCCCAGCTGCCTGGTTCCACTGGCTCTGGGCGGGTGTGGACCCAGCCCTGGCTCCTGGCCCGCAGAGCTTAGGGGCCTGGGAATGAGCTGCTGGAGAGGGTCGAGGTTGGGGCCCTGGGCAGAGCCGACCAGAGCAGGTTCCAGCTCcacatggctggttctcctggctctgcccccaaGGGCAGCTCAGGGAGAGAGGCCCTGCTGGGGTggagcctggaggcaggaggagccccTCTCGCTACCCACTAACCTCACCCAGGAGCAGGAGGTTTCCTGGGGCCCCGGGCTGGTCTCTGCCAGGCCATCCTCTGCTAACAGCTTTCAGTGGGTCCTGCGCAGGGTGGATGTGCTGTGTGGTCCTCCTTGCTAGCGCTGCAGCCACCCCCTTTGCCTCTGTGACCAATTCACTTGGGCCGGGTAGAGACACTTGTGACAATGAGCTCCCAAGCCTGAACACTGACCCACAGGGAGGGTGGGTACCTCTAGAGAGGGCCAgcctg is part of the Equus quagga isolate Etosha38 chromosome 16, UCLA_HA_Equagga_1.0, whole genome shotgun sequence genome and harbors:
- the PARP10 gene encoding LOW QUALITY PROTEIN: protein mono-ADP-ribosyltransferase PARP10 (The sequence of the model RefSeq protein was modified relative to this genomic sequence to represent the inferred CDS: deleted 1 base in 1 codon) — encoded protein: MHVLMSPQVLKAYQASGAMTTHFTITHESQPSRTRFHKLASGLLQGLLPVEQTQKSWLKAWAGATRGAWQVVVMAEAEAKAEEEVGAAVELSGLPPDISHELLTLYFENRRRSGGGPVLSWQRLGRGGVLTFREPADAVRVLAQEEHVLHGTRLSLRPAPPCAPARLLLQGLPPGTAPQRLEKHIQALLHAMGHLEQSCHVLASPRPDRALIQLPKPLSEAEFCVLEEQARALSLEGAEVSLARVPQARAVRVVGDASPADLLLLELYLENERRSGGGPLVGLRSLPGHLGTVVSFQHWQVAERVLQRDHWLQGSELSLVPHYDFLEPEEIAEDTSGGDHLAELGSGASEHALSEAGGPERALKGAGTVTLGSEEAPGQSGASPRTGPIRSLGQARPVSSRPQGSSEHERPMSLGTVGSPEQAELVSLGPMGSPGPTGQAGLVEIAMGSPEQVASVRLGPVGSPRQEDLVEMVLSMEPGAMRFIQVYHEDLLSGLGDVAVFPLEGSDVTGFRLCGALAPCQAAKEFLQSLLGSISCHVLSLKHPGSARFLLGPEGQHLLQELEAQFQCVFGTERLVRATLDTDPGEVDAAEALQALPGHSHTLWPPDSTGSNQENVNLEEVRELLATIEGLDGEDWLPLELREEQPEEEETPGCLEEEPAPGAREDPVATSTGAPGRLEEEAALQLALHRSLEPQGQVAEQEEAAALQRALALSLLEPPPLEAAELLGGGTGGQAQLVVHVAFEQDMDELDQALGAALEVHLWEETVGSQGYMLPTELRARLEQCHGVSVSFQGDCTVLRGFGVQPTRAARHLAALLAGPPDQSLALFSAASDPTLPQQRLKVPLGRLECLADSSKEFQEVVQAFYDTLDADHSRIRIVRVERVSNPLLQQQYELHRERLEQRCERRSAEQVLYHGTSAQAVPDICARGFNRSFCGRNGTLYGQGVYFAMRASLSVQDRYSPPNADGHKAVFVARVLTGDYGQGRQDLRAPPLRAPGHVLLRYDSAVDCLRQPSIFVIFHDTQALPTHLITCEHMPRASPGDPSELLGHSLPT